TGTCAGAACTCATGGAATCTTATTTGTCCTGCACCTACCTAGGGCCTAGCACTTAccaaaagaagggagagaggagggagggggaaggagagagggatggaggagggaaagaagaaagaaagagcgtTGAGTTTTAGGGAATTGAAAGCATATGTGTGTTCTGAAAGTTGGGAAGGATTGGCGAAAGTGTGCGGAGAGGTGAGtgttcagaaagagaaaggaaagaaaaccttaGGGAAGTCTTAAAGGACGAAGCATCTGGGTTACAGGTAAGGGGATAAATCAAGTTATGATCACTTAAATACAAGTGTGGAGCCAACATGCAAATTCAGATCTGACTTAATAGCCTGTGCTGTCTCCTGTGCCACACCGCCTTTAGAGGCATGAAAGGACAGCAGTAGAAGGACCCCTAATATCTGCGTGAGAAATCCAATTCCCTTGTCCACAGGGGAGCACACGGGGGCCCAGAGAAGTGGATTGACTTGTTCGCAGTTACAGAGCTGGCTAGTGGCAGGCACAGAATAAGAAACCTATTGGGTGTGTCTATAGCCGGTCACAAAACCTGAATTTGTCAACCTGTCCCTTCCAGACCAGGGGCAAGTTCTGTGTCTCAGTAGCTCCTTTAGTCTATTTTCTCGCTCTGCTGCTGGACAGAGCAAAAACTCTCAGCACACAGCAGACTGTTGCCCTATTACTCTTCTCTGCCATGGCCCTAGCCCTAGGTCATGTGTTTGCCTTAGGGACTGCACAGCCTAGGGCCTTCATGTGTTGTCAGTACTCAGACATCTCTAGCCCTCACAACAAAGATGGTTTGCAGAAGTTACCAGATTTGTAATGGTATTCCAACTCTAATTGATGGTAGAGAAAACAGCAAGCAATTGGAGGCAGGATGTTGTAATTAAAAATCATTGAGCTGATAGAGTTATCAGGAAACCAGCAAATTGATCCCTCTGTCTCCAGCCTAGTTGGAAACATGGCTACTCCGTGCTTAAAGCTTCTCAGGGGAGAGACTTCAGCCTTTGCCTTTCGGTTGTTACAACAGCTGATTACTTTTGCTAGATCCACTCCCAGGAAAAGATGGGAGGCTGTTCCTACCCCTAGGAAGTGCTCTTCTCCTTCCCAGAAACATGtcttcccttccccatcctcaCACTCGCGAGCCCTGAAACTGGGTCCCTGTCATCTCCCAGGACCCAGCTATCATTCTGTcgcacagagagggagggaaggaatgcTGTTCTTCTTCCTCACTGCTAGATAAAACCTCAGGCAAGTTCTCTGTCCTCTTCTCCCTCATGTCAGAAACAGGTAGGCTAGATGGCTTCTAAAAACCTTGCAGCTCCAAATACCTAATCCTCGATTTTGCCAGTGGTTAACTTCTAAGACTTATTTCTTCCTAaaggcattttaattttcatacacaatataatggcaaaaaaaaagatctttcctATATGCAAGAGAACAGACTCACACAATGGAATCACGGGCTTTGGAGGTGCTATTTGGGGACAAGACATTATTGAGGCCATACATTCCATCTACCCATCAGGCAGTACTGCCCGTCACGATGACTATTCTCCTATTTGGGAAAAGAAGCCAAGAATTGGATCTGAAATATTTGTGATTCCCTGTATTTGAAtagatcttcatttatttttttgactgtgGATGCATGAATATGCTTGCAGAACATAGCATTATATTATTACCAGGGGACATTAAATGTGTTATTTAGTATTAGAGGTATTAGTCTCAAGCATTAAGACAGATTAGCATTTGATATATTAGTTCTTCAGGGTTACAATTAAGGCTTGGATTCCTGATTGTTATATCCAATAACTGAATTGTGATTTGGCTCTTAATTCTACATTGAGTTCACCAACATTGACAGCCCAGTGCTAATTAATTAATGacaattctttattttcaacTGTGTATAAGAATAGGTTGTTCACATCTTCTGACTTATAATAGACTTTCAAGGTGACAATTTTGACCATGGACAGCCTTTTCACATTGTGGCATTTCTTAGCCTAGCTTTCTGAGAAACTCCATGCTGAATGCATGGCTTCAAGCCATTAAAAAACTCCTAAGAAATCTTACCTGCCTATCCTTTATCCCCTCCacactccctccttctctcacCTGCTTTCCAGAAGCAAAATCTTGAGTCTGTTGCTTTGACCCAAGCTCTGGTACTCCAGACACCCCATCACTGTCTCAGAACAGAAAAGCCAGACATCCATCACAGATAACAGATGAGTAGGtcaaatataaacatttcttcTATAGTGATTAATTAATAATGTCTTTGAGGCCTTCTGTCAATATGGTAGTTGCATTTGGGCTCACAAGGGCACTCCTAAATATTTACCAATATGTAAGAGTGCTTTTAAATGGACTTGATATGCTCAGCTCTGTGGTTTAAGCCTTCAAGCAGGCAAGAAGTGGAAATCTTTGTAactgggtgcatatatattttttttaagattttatttatttatttatttgacagagtgagaaatcacaagtaggcagagaggcaggcggagagaaggggaagcagcctccctgctgagcagagagcccaatgtgggactcggtcccaggaccctgagatcatgacctgagccaaaggcagaggcttaacccactgagccactcaggtgcccctgggtgcgTATATTTCTAAAGGCTTAATACATCCTACCATCATCTTCCCAGAGCCTTCCTAAGACAAGGAGTGTGAGATAAGAAGACATAACACCCTTCTTAAGAAGCACAGCACCACTTGCCTTTCCCCCAGTCTGGTCTGAGTCAGAGACTTTGACAACTGAGGTTTCCCACCCCTCCATGGTGGCACCGGCCCCTGCGTACTGACTCTGTTCTCACCAGGGCAATTACCTTTATGCCACTGAAGGTGTACGCTGCTGGCTTTGGGTGCAGACATCTTTGCAGTTGTTTTCCTCCTCACGCTGTGCATGGTGTGCCTTTAATTCATGGGTGAGAGCCTGTGACCACCCAATCTACAGCATGTAGACATCCAGAGTCAGTGCTAAACTCGGACTCTGATATCTGTCCTACACCTCTCAGACCCCATCACTGGGCAGTATCAACGCCCTCCTACCCCTTCCCACAACAGCACACTCCTCTGGCATGTCAGCCCCCAACTGATGAAGGTGATGTCTGCTGGTTCCGTCTTCCACAGATGAGTGGTGTGGTATAAATTCCCCGAAGCCAGCAGTGGTTGAATGGAAATAGACAGCCACTACCTGCGTCTACCCCAGATTCTCCCATCACTCTGGATTTCTATCCTGGAGGGCTCCAGGGggactgggaagaaagaaatgctaGATTTCAGGTCCTTGTGGGTTGAAATATGGTACCATGATTAAATATGATGCTGATAtggtggtgagtgctgtgaagtgtatagggctgacaattcacagacctgtacccctgggccaaataatacattatatgttaataaaaataattttaaaaaaattttaaaaatacgatGCTGAATTCTTCTCTAGGCAACAATAAACATAGGAGGTTTGGGGACACGTAGATATGACTATCCTTTTCATCTCCCAGTTCATTTTGTGCTGGCAGAGCTATAGCCCAGGTTGGGAATAGAGCATTTGGTATGTATGTGGTGACTTTTGCCTGAAGAAAATGGGGCTCATCATGCCTCCACATTGTACTTGGAGCCTGTGGAGAATAGACAGGGCAGTGGTTCTCCAAGAGATTAGCTATGAAATGCTTCTCAGACCACCTGGGGGAGACACTATGGTGACAATGATGCCTTATTCTGTATGGTGTATGTCAATCTGCTTTTTAGGCTGTGAAAGTGGTCATCAGACAGGATGGAGAAAACCAGTGCCATGTCTGCATCCTTCGTAAGGTGCAGAGAGTGTGGGGAACTCTCCTGATGTCCGCAGCAGCATCAGCAAAGAGCAGCCTCCGTTCACAGGTATGCACCGAGCACAAAGCCTGCGGTTCCCCTTGTGAACAGGGACTTGGATGCTCCCCTCTTGATAGTGGGAAATCCTGGCTGTAGGACCTGTGCTAGTTCTCGTGCCTGGGAAAAGAAGGTGTGGGAGGGAGGCGGGTAGCAAGATAACCCTGGGAGGTTCTGCCTCCCTCCGTTCATTTAACAACCGCCACATAAACACAGGTGCGCCACACgtgcatgcgcgcgcacacacacacacacacacacacacacacacacacagtaaagcCAGACATCATTCACTTGTGAAAGCACACACTAATCAACCAGTCTCCCCCACAGCCATATCCACCATCCATGAATACTCATGTATCACACatagagcaattaaaaaaaaaaaaaaaattccaggcagCCCCGGGACCTatactctgttttttttcttttttctttctttttctcatttccccctAAAAAAAGGCCTTTTAAGAAGATATATTAAACCAGGTAAACTTTTACTCATATGTTCATGTGGCTGGAGCAGAttgacaaagaaaacaatcacaaaataaatatttttgttttgttttgttttgtttttaaaaaagaacacttccCTATACATCGTCTCTTTCTAACTTGACGGAGCTGCTTTCTTGGGCGGAATGGGTGCTGCTGCAAGAGGAGCTCCGGCTGGACCACGAGGGGGACAGGGAGCGAAGTGGTGAGGCCAAGGAAGCAAGGGGGccgagggagggaggaggggggcgcAGAGCAAGGCGCCTGCCTGCCCGCGCGGTCCTCTGTCAGTGTCCCCTTGAGTTTCCCAGGGGCGCTGGCTTGAGAAGCAGTCTGTCTGGGAGGGCACAGACAAGGCAGCATACAAAAGTAAGAACCAACATGGGGCATCACGAAACAACGCCGTTTTAAGAAATCAggttaaaaagaatataaaagtgaCTCCacggagggggaggaggagctgctCTATTTCCTACCGCTGTGCCCCCTCTTGCTTCCTTGAATGATAAGAATCACTTTtcaggatttattttttcatggtttgGCTGGTTCTTTTGCTTAATCTCTCCCTTGGCTCCTCTGCTTCAACTGCATCATTCGAAAGCACCGACTTTACAGATTTGAGGCTGCTGAGTTGTAGCCTCCCTGTGTGAGTGAgcgtgtatgcgtgtgtgtgcacgcgtgtgcacgCACATGGTGAGTGCGTGTGTGCAGTGGcggtttctttctctcctccctgcttcagGCCAAGCCCTGAGGTCCCAACAGCTGGGTGCTGCAAGTCCAGGGGAGAACCCTGTTGGCACTAAGGTGAGGGCTCGGATGATCTCTGCGCCCCGGGATCGGCAGATCACCCTGgaccacctccctccccagccctggagcGGGGCCCCCATTAGCTACAGAGTTTGCCTGTCTCGTACTCCACGGGGTTTGGAAGCTTGGAATTGAAAGCCCTCAGGGAGGACTGGATCCTGCCCACCTCGTTGTTGGCCAGCTTGAGCCGGTGCCGGAGCAAGCAGGAGAAAAGGTCGAGCCGGACTTTGCCCGGTGGGGAAAGCTGGTTTACCCGGTCCCTGAGCTCTATGAGCTGCAAGAGGGCAGAGTCCTGGGAACCTTGAGTGTACGGGTAGTCCAGCTGGAGAATTAAGTCCCGGATGGCATCCGGGTCAAAGGGGAGGCTGTAGCCAAAGACCTGCAAGGTGTTGATTTTCATGTATCCTAAGTTCTTGGAGGGGTCGGACATCTCCAGGGGCTCGTAGTAGATTGTCTCGTTGGAGCTGTCATCCAGGGACTTGATCCGGCTCCGCAGGTAAACGTGGACTGTCTCGAAGAAGGTCTTCCACCTGTTCCCCAGGGTGATAGTCCAGTTTTGGCACTGGGCGGCCGCGTCCACGTTAGTCCTCTCCCAGTCGGGGAAGCTGCCCTCACTCACGGGCATGAACCAGCTCTCAGAGTGGCTGCCCCCGAACGGGTTGACGTAGATGGCCATGACCGGCTCCAGGGTGCTGTTCTTGGTGAGGCAGATCTGCAGGGACAGCGCCAGCATCACGTGCACCAGCCCCGGCTGGTACTTGTTGCTCTTGAGCGTGAGCAGCATACGCTTCCTCCACGAGGGGTCGAACCAGCTGCCCAGCCGCATGTCATTGCTGATGAAGATGGAGTGCACCTCGATGCGGCTGTCCCGCTTCTGCAGCAGGTACTTCAGCTCCAGGTCCTGCAGGTCGGTCTCCAGCCCCAGGAAGTTCTCCAGGGACTCGGCCACCTCCGGCCGGCACGCTCCCTGTGCCAGCACGTAGCCCGGGTTGCAGCCCCCGCAGCGTGTGCTGTTGTCCGGAGCGCAGTGGGCgcaggcaggcccctcccccacggcACACGGGATGGGGCCCTGGCAGGAAGACTGGTCGTAGGGGCAGGTGCAGCTGTGGCTCTGCTCCAGGAAGGTGCCGGGAAGGGTGCTCTCTGCACAGTAGAGGAGTGACTGGACTCGGTTCCACCAGTAGGACAAGGACCTTGGGGAAGGAGGTAGACATAAACAGAGAGTCAGAGGAAGCCCACCGCCGTCTCCCCCAACGGTGGGAGGACACTGACCAACAGGACAAGAGCCCCAAGTTCCCTGCATGATGGAAACCCCCTGCCACACCACTCTGGAATAACTGAGTCAGGCCCACAGCGCAACGTTTGACGGACAGATCAACACCAGAAATACTTGACACCAGACTTGCCTGGCAAACAGCCAGCCCCGTCCTGCCCCAGTACCACCTCCTTCGCTCCCTCCGCAGCCTATGGGAGATCCCCTGCAGCCTCTGCATCAAAACCCCTTCTGCACTTGTCAGCCTTCCAGGTAAGACTGTCCCACAACTGGCTCTCCCCGCTTCCCAGCGTCCCATCAGGTTCTTTCCCACTTCTCCACTGCTGTCTTttctattccctctgcttctgtcactCTGCCACCAGGAACAGGAATTTCCTATGGCTGGCTCCCTCTTCCAATTTACATCTCAGCTCCTCTGATCCCCCCTCAAAGAGGTCTCCCGTGACGCCCTTTTCAAAAGAACCACCCAGCCGCTCTCTATCACATCGTGCTGTTTTCAAGTAATGCACGGCAGGGATCAGGATTGGACGTTATTGTCTACTGGTGATGTGTCCCCAGACGGCTTCTCTGTGGACGCCGCGAGAGCAGGGACGCCGCGGGACTGGCCGGCACGTTCTCGGAAACCAGGTAAGTGCCTCAGAGCCTCTGCTGGCCTGAGCTCTCCACTCatgcttccctccttcctggggcCTCGGTGCGAGCGACACCTCTGCCGGGTGAGGCAAGGCCCCCCCAGCGCCCCATTTACATCTCTCCCATACAGTCTGGCCGAGACTTCCTTCTCCGAGGTGGCTTTTCTCTCCGGCTCCCGCTTTTTACTAGACCATGCCTCTGATTTATGTTCTGGGAATGTGACTTTAAGTGGCCACCACATAGTTAAAATTTTGCAGTTTTGGGGTTTCTGTGTACTTATTAGATCTTCCCAATGAACAAATACCCCCCGACCCCCAAACACACTGCTTAAAATCAGGACATGCCGTGTGCACTTGTTGACCCACTGGGCACCCAAGGTTGGGGAGGAGTGAGCGTTGGAGGCCGGGCAGCCCTGCCTCGCCTTCCCCTCCTGTGACTGAGAGTGATCACTTGTGTGAAACAACCTGATGTGCATGTTCTCACCATATACTGTCGGAGTGTGAGCTATAACTCCACCCCTttcttcccaaaaaaaaaaaaaaaaaaaaaaaaaagccttaaagtAAAAATGAGTGAGAATTGGAGTATTATTAGAATAACATTAGGATCTACCGTAATTTATACAGAAGTAAAATtagcctctgtttcctctccctCACTTCAGACACAAGCCAGAATTGAGCAGGACACATAAGGAGGTAAAGACGGCAGGAGACTCTCCCAAGGCCTCACATGGGTCCCCACGGCTGGCTCTCCCATGTGGGACAGAGGAACCCCCAGCCTCAGCCACTCTATGGGAAGGTGCCGAGCTTGGGCCCTGGCAGCTGGGAAGCTCACCTCTCCTTGGGCAGGCGGAAGCAAGGCTGCCGGGGGCAGCGCTTACAGAGGTTGAAGAGCCGGCGGACGATCCGATGGGTCTTCTTGAACAGCAGTTTCAGGCTGGCCCCCAGCTGCTGGTAGCGGTGCTGAAGGCTGGTGTCCATGGCCCAGAACTGCGAGATGGCCGTGGAGTTCAGGAACCTGTCGTCTGGCAGCCTTTTCAGCAGGGTCTGGAATTCCTCTGCGGGCAAGGACACAGAGTGGTGCTCAGGGAGCACCATGCAgaccctgggaggggcaggagggcacTGCCCAGACCCAGCGGGCCTTGGTGAGGCCCTGCCTGAGGAAGGAGGCTTTCCACCTACTCTCCCAGGCCCTTGGATATATTTCCTTTTCAACagctttatttggaaaataattaacaTACCATAAACAATAACTTTcggattcttttctctctttcctgcccctAGGAAGGGGCAGGAAATAGGCTTCTGAATTTCAAACCAGAGGTGCTGCTTTTGCCAATGACCTTGGATGCACCGCTTTCTCCCTCTGTAACTCCTTATACATCATTCACAACTGCCACAGGCCTGTGCCCTTCAGTCACACCACAGACACCCCGGAGGAGCTGTGCGGCAGTCACGAAGGGACGAGTGCATGGCCGGTGAGTGCGGACAGAGACGCGGAGCACCCAGCTCAGAAAGCGGCTTAGAAACCTCCAGTCCCTGCGCCCAGCCTCTCCCGTCCACGTCCTTCCTCAGACTCTGGAACACCCTTTGTCTCTTTCAAGCTTCGGCTCTTGGCAGATTCCTGTTCTTTCCCGTGGCTAATCCAGAAGCAAGATGCTCTCTGGTTCTCAGTGCCTATTGCAAGTCTGAGTTCTCGGAGCTTCCTGGGCACAGCATGATTGCTGAACTCACGCTCAGATCTGCTTACTTGGGACCTGCAGCCACTGGTGGGGGTCCAGATAGCCCTCATTTACTCATTAGCAGTAAATAACTGATGGTGGTGGGAGCCCAACATCATGTCCCGCAGTAAGCAGCACTGAACGTGTCCCACCATCACGACCCAGTTCAGCTGGGGCTGTGGGGACTGGAATGTTAGCAATTAACTGCCATGTCTGGGACTTGAAATGACAATGCACAGGGCCTCAGCTCATTCTGATTTCTCAAGCACCTGGTTATTCACACCTCTACCCCTCTCCCAATGGTTTGAGAATCATACCTAGTGATGATATTAACAACGACCATGTATATAATTGGgtttggtcttttgtttttgttttttagagacagagaaaggcagagaatcttaagcaggctccatacccagtgcagagagcctgacatggggctcgatctcacgatcctgagaacatacctgagccaaaatcaagagtcagatgcttaaccgactgagccacccaggtgcccctcatcgttctttttataaaacatttaagctCACAAaagagcacaaggaataacaggATAAACCCCCATATGCCCACCACCTAGATTTAGGCATTCTGCTTTATTGGCttcagtcttttgttttgttttgtttttgagaaataaGGCAATGAGAATATATAATCGAAGGCCATAAATTTCCCCTCTCTATCAACCACTCTCTTGGATGTTCAATAGTTACCATATATTTCTTCACGTTTTCTACAAACAACTTTATCTgtaaaaatattaggaaatggCTAGTATGTTTTAAAGCATCATATAAATAGTATTAAATGTCTTATATTTAATACATGTTACAGTATTATATTGatatgatatgtatataaaatacataacctttttcattttgcttcgTTTTACCCAACATTATGTTTCTGAGCTATACCCACA
The window above is part of the Mustela erminea isolate mMusErm1 chromosome 17, mMusErm1.Pri, whole genome shotgun sequence genome. Proteins encoded here:
- the BRINP2 gene encoding BMP/retinoic acid-inducible neural-specific protein 2: MRWQCSTRFRGLGPAAAPWATLLALGLPGWVLAVSATAAAALPEQHASPAGQPPLDWLLSDRGPFHRAQEYADFVERFRQGFTTRYRIYREFARWKVNNLALERKDFFSLPLPLAPEFIRNIRLLGRRPNLQQVTENLIKKYGTHFLLSATLGGEESLTIFVDKRKLSRKAETAGSTPVVGGSGNSSAVSLETLHQLAASYFIDRESTLRRLHHIQIATGAIKVTETRTGPLGCSNYDNLDSVSSVLVQSPENKVQLLGLQVLLPEYLRERFVAAALSYITCSSEGELVCRGNDCWCKCSPTFPECNCPDADIQAMEDSLLQIQDSWMTHNRQFEESEEFQTLLKRLPDDRFLNSTAISQFWAMDTSLQHRYQQLGASLKLLFKKTHRIVRRLFNLCKRCPRQPCFRLPKERSLSYWWNRVQSLLYCAESTLPGTFLEQSHSCTCPYDQSSCQGPIPCAVGEGPACAHCAPDNSTRCGGCNPGYVLAQGACRPEVAESLENFLGLETDLQDLELKYLLQKRDSRIEVHSIFISNDMRLGSWFDPSWRKRMLLTLKSNKYQPGLVHVMLALSLQICLTKNSTLEPVMAIYVNPFGGSHSESWFMPVSEGSFPDWERTNVDAAAQCQNWTITLGNRWKTFFETVHVYLRSRIKSLDDSSNETIYYEPLEMSDPSKNLGYMKINTLQVFGYSLPFDPDAIRDLILQLDYPYTQGSQDSALLQLIELRDRVNQLSPPGKVRLDLFSCLLRHRLKLANNEVGRIQSSLRAFNSKLPNPVEYETGKLCS